A region of Novipirellula artificiosorum DNA encodes the following proteins:
- a CDS encoding sigma-70 family RNA polymerase sigma factor — protein MCDRLSLSLQIRFNTQRRNTFLAECCDGFRSSVILVDMPDVTQILFNIENGDPSAADQLLPLVYQELRKLAAAKLAKEGDAHSVQPTMLVHEAYLRLVDVDQPPHWDGRGHFFAAAAEAMRRILVENVRSKRRVKRGGQFQRQDFQEANFAAGDVRDPDELLAVHEALELLAVKSPRKAELVKLRYFVGCTLVEVAQILGVAQATAEDDWRYAKAWLHRQLSRE, from the coding sequence GTGTGCGACCGATTGTCGCTTTCGTTGCAGATCCGTTTCAATACTCAGCGTCGCAACACTTTCTTAGCCGAGTGTTGCGATGGGTTTCGATCGAGTGTTATCTTAGTTGATATGCCCGACGTCACACAGATCCTCTTCAACATCGAAAATGGCGATCCGTCGGCAGCGGACCAGCTGCTGCCATTGGTCTACCAAGAGCTTCGCAAACTGGCCGCAGCTAAGCTCGCCAAGGAAGGGGATGCCCATTCCGTGCAGCCCACCATGCTCGTCCACGAAGCCTATCTCCGGCTGGTCGATGTAGACCAACCGCCGCATTGGGACGGACGGGGGCACTTCTTCGCAGCAGCGGCCGAGGCGATGCGGCGCATCCTGGTGGAGAATGTTCGATCCAAACGACGAGTCAAACGGGGAGGGCAGTTTCAGCGGCAAGATTTTCAGGAAGCGAACTTTGCCGCTGGCGATGTCCGTGATCCTGACGAGTTACTGGCCGTCCATGAGGCGTTGGAATTGCTGGCGGTGAAGTCACCGCGAAAGGCTGAATTGGTCAAATTGCGATACTTTGTCGGATGCACGCTGGTTGAAGTAGCCCAGATTCTTGGGGTCGCGCAAGCCACCGCCGAGGACGATTGGCGATATGCCAAGGCGTGGTTGCACCGCCAACTTTCGCGTGAGTAG